The Tripterygium wilfordii isolate XIE 37 chromosome 4, ASM1340144v1, whole genome shotgun sequence genome has a window encoding:
- the LOC119997819 gene encoding formin-like protein 13: protein MALLRKLFYKKPPDGLLEICERVYAFDCCFTTDAWEEENYKDYIGGIVGQLKEHLPDASFLVFNFREGERQSELANILSEYDMTIMDYPRHYEGCPLLTMEMLHHFLRSCESWLSLGQHNVLIMHCERGGWPILAFMLAALLIYRRLYNGEQKTLDMIYRQAPRELLHLLTPLNPIPSQLRYLQYVSRRNVPSEWPPLDRALTLDCIILRFIPNFDGEGGCRPLFRIYGQDPFLVSDKTTKVLYSTPKRSKAVRTYKQAECELAKFDVDCHIQGDVVLECISLNDDMEREEMMFRVMFNTAFIRSNILILNRDEIDTLWDTKDQFSKVFRLEILFSDMDAAAAVVEVDFSRFEDEGLPVEAFAKVHEIFNYIDWLDPKADAALNVLQQIGAANIVQEISEADSRQSLEMGLLLSPRRRGDNKKHGRRSSLSSLQMIQAASLPKSSSEADARKVADSMASAEISNWKTTSPAISDLVVESKMASIASPTPPLVQPSKTSSTKLLTPPPPPPPLPPPSHPLTSDPTPADKETESSSEDRASSVASSRLPTIIQPSPEHLPPSLPPLNENQSIRAGPPLPPPPPPLLNGNPSIRAGPPPPPPPPPPTLNKNTYIRAGPPPPPPPPPPPLNENPSIRAGPPPPPPPPPPPPPFNDNPSIRAGPPPPPPPPPPPPPLNENPSIRAGPPPPPPPPPPPQPLNENPSVRAGLPPSPPPPPPPPPPPPPPPLNKNSSIRAGPPPPPPPPFKHNPAASVVTPPMPPLSGNMVIRAGPPPPPPPPFSSGKPSAINSSSAPPPPPPVPRPSSASSHVPSAPPPPVPTKGISSKDARSPSPAPPSMPSAKGRLSRTLSSRTSHAKKLKPLHWLKLSRAVQGSLWADEQKSGEASKAPEIDMSELESLFSAAVPNSDHAGKSSLRTSHAPKSDRVQLIDHRRAYNCEIMLSKVKVPLHELMSSVLVLEDSALDVDQVDNLIKFCPTKEEMELLKGYHGDKEKLGKCEQFFLELMRVPRVESKLRVFSFKMQFRSQVRDLRNSLNIVNSAAEEIKNSAKLKKVMQTILSLGNALNQGTARGSAIGFRLDSLLKLTETRARDNKMTLMHYLCKVIADKLPELLDFSKGLTSLEPSSKIQLKFLAEEMQAISKGLEKVVQELSTSENDGPISENFSKALKEFLCFAEAEVRTLASLYSGVGRNVDALIVYFGEDPARCTFEQVISTLLNFVRMFAKAHEDNCKQLELEMKKSAESDRMKTGASHKEFERLLHTRIQSGNVK, encoded by the exons TCCATCATTTCCTAAGATCATGTGAAAGTTGGCTCTCGCTCGGGCAGCATAATGTTCTAATAATGCATTGCGAGCGGGGTGGATGGCCAATTTTGGCATTCATGCTAGCTGCACTCTTGATTTACAGGAGGCTTTACAATGGAGAGCAGAAGACCTTGGACATGATCTACAGGCAGGCTCCCCGTGAGCTTTTGCACTTGCTGACCCCATTGAATCCTATTCCATCGCAACTGAGGTATCTACAGTATGTCTCAAGGAGAAATGTGCCCTCCGAATGGCCTCCATTGGATCGAGCGCTCACATTGGACTGTATCATTTTAAGATTTATTCCTAATTTTGATGGAGAGGGTGGCTGCCGTCCTCTATTCCGTATATATGGACAAGATCCTTTTCTTGTTTCAGATAAAACTACCAAAGTGTTATACTCGACTCCAAAGAGAAGCAAAGCTGTCCGCACTTATAAGCAG GCAGAATGTGAATTAGCTAAATTTGATGTCGATTGCCATATCCAAGGTGATGTCGTACTTGAGTGTATCAGCTTAAATGATGACATGGAACGAGAAGAGATGATGTTCCGAGTCATGTTCAACACAGCATTTATTAGGTCTAACATCTTAATCCTTAATCGTGATGAGATAGACACGCTGTGGGATACTAAGGATCAATTTTCAAAGGTCTTCAGGCTAGAG ATTCTTTTCTCAGACATggatgctgctgctgctgttgttgagGTTGATTTTTCCCGCTTCGAGGACGAGGGCCTTCCGGTGGAAGCATTTGCTAAAGTTCATGAGATCTTTAATTATATTGACTGGTTAGATCCCAAGGCAGATGCTGCACTTAATGTGCTTCAGCAGATAGGAGCAGCAAATATTGTTCAAGAAATATCAGAAGCTGATTCTCGTCAGAGCTTGGAAATGGGCCTGCTACTAAGTCCTAGGAGGAGAGGGGACAACAAAAAGCATGGCAGAAGGAGCTCTCTATCCTCGCTTCAAATGATTCAGGCTGCCTCTTTACCAAAATCATCTTCAGAAGCAGATGCAAGGAAAGTGGCCGACTCAATGGCAAGTGCTGAGATCTCTAATTGGAAAACCACATCTCCAGCTATCTCAGATCTCGTTGTGGAGTCCAAAATGGCCTCAATTGCGTCGCCAACACCTCCTCTGGTGCAACCTTCCAAGACTTCTTCCACGAAACTTCTtactcctcctccaccaccacctcctctgCCACCACCTTCTCATCCTTTGACTTCGGATCCAACTCCTGCTGACAAGGAGACTGAAAGCTCTTCGGAGGACAGAG CTTCTTCTGTTGCTTCATCTCGTTTACCAACTATCATTCAACCTTCTCCAGAACACCTTCCTCCTTCTCTACCACCTTTGAACGAGAATCAATCTATTAGGGCTGGACCTCCTCTACCCCCTCCACCACCGCCACTTTTGAACGGGAATCCATCTATTAGAGCTGGACCTCCTCCACCCCCTCCTCCTCCACCGCCAACTTTGAACAAGAATACATATATTAGAGCTGGACCTCCTCCACCCCCTCCCCCTCCACCACCACCTTTGAACGAGAATCCATCTATTAGAGCTGGACCGCCTccaccccctccccctccccctccaccACCACCTTTTAACGATAATCCATCTATTAGAGCTGGACCGCCTCCACCCCCTCCCCCTCCACCTCCACCGCCACCTTTGAACGAGAATCCATCTATTAGAGCTGGACCGCCTCCACCCCCTCCCCCTCCACCTCCACCGCAACCTTTGAACGAGAATCCATCTGTTAGAGCTGGACTGCCTCCatcccctccccctccccctcctcctccccctccacctccaccaccacctttGAACAAGAATTCATCTATTAGAGCTGGACCTCCTCCACCCCCTCCCCCTCCTTTTAAGCATAATCCAGCTGCCAGTGTTGTGACTCCACCAATGCCACCTCTTAGTGGGAACATGGTTATTAGAGCTGGacctcctccacctccaccacctccTTTTAGCTCTGGGAAACCTTCTGCTATAAATTCATCTTCAGCACCACCACCGCCTCCACCAGTGCCAAGACCATCGTCAGCTTCATCTCATGTCCCTTCTGCACCCCCTCCTCCTGTTCCTACAAAAGGGATTTCAAGCAAAGATGCTCGATCACCATCTCCTGCACCACCATCCATGCCTAGTGCAAAGGGGCGTTTGTCACGAACTTTAAGTTCAAGGACTAGTCATGCCAAGAAACTGAAGCCATTGCATTGGTTGAAGTTATCAAGAGCTGTGCAAGGAAGCTTGTGGGCTGACGAACAGAAGTCTGGTGAAGCTTCCAA GGCCCCAGAAATTGACATGTCAGAGCTTGAGAGTCTTTTCTCAGCAGCAGTTCCAAATTCAGATCATGCAGGGAAATCAAGTTTGCGAACGTCACATGCGCCTAAATCTGACAGAGTGCAACTG ATTGACCACAGGCGAGCATATAATTGCGAAATAATGCTTTCAAAAGTGAAAGTTCCATTGCATGAATTAATG AGTTCAGTGCTTGTCCTGGAGGATTCAGCGTTAGATGTTGATCAGGTTGACAATCTCATAAAGTTTTGTCCAACAAAAGAGGAGATGGAACTGCTTAAG GGCTATCATGGAGACAAGGAAAAGTTGGGAAAATGCGAACAG TTTTTCTTGGAGCTGATGAGAGTTCCCAGAGTAGAATCCAAGCTCAGAGTTTTCTCATTTAAGATGCAGTTTCGTTCCCAG GTTCGTGACCTTAGAAATAGCCTGAATATTGTAAACTCTGCAGCAGAAGAG ATAAAGAACTCTGCCAAATTGAAGAAAGTCATGCAGACAATCCTATCGCTAGGAAATGCTTTGAACCAGGGAACCGCTAGGG gCTCTGCTATTGGATTTAGGTTGGATAGCCTTCTTAAACTCACTGAGACACGAGCACGGGACAATAAGATGACTCTCATGCATTATCTTTGTAAG GTTATTGCTGACAAACTGCCAGAACTTCTAGATTTCTCAAAAGGCCTCACCAGTTTGGAACCTTCGTCAAAG ATACAACTGAAATTTTTGGCAGAGGAAATGCAAGCCATAAGCAAAGGACTAGAAAAAGTGGTGCAGGAATTGTCCACATCTGAGAATGATGGGCCCATATCAGAAAACTTCAGTAAG GCTTTAAAGGAATTCCTTTGCTTTGCTGAAGCTGAAGTAAGGACCTTGGCTTCACTGTATTCTGGGGTG GGCAGAAATGTAGATGCATTGATTGTCTACTTTGGGGAAGATCCAGCTCGCTGTACGTTTGAACAAG TTATTTCCACTCTGCTCAATTTTGTGAGAATGTTCGCTAAAGCCCACGAGGACAACTGCAAGCAGCTTGAGTTAGAGATGAAGAAATCAGCAGAAAGTGATAGGATGAAGACTGGTGCTTCACATAAGGAGTTTGAGCGCTTGTTGCATACTCGAATCCAGAGTGGCAACGTCAAATGA